One window of Streptomyces sp. NBC_00273 genomic DNA carries:
- a CDS encoding cold-shock protein — translation MATGTVKWFNAEKGFGFIEQDGGGADVFAHYSNIAAQGFRELLEGQKVSFDIAQGQKGPTAENIVPA, via the coding sequence ATGGCTACTGGAACCGTGAAGTGGTTCAACGCGGAAAAGGGCTTCGGCTTCATCGAGCAGGACGGTGGCGGCGCTGACGTGTTCGCCCACTACTCGAACATCGCCGCCCAGGGCTTCCGCGAGCTGCTCGAGGGCCAGAAGGTCAGCTTCGACATCGCGCAGGGCCAGAAGGGCCCGACGGCCGAGAACATCGTTCCTGCCTGA
- a CDS encoding (2Fe-2S)-binding protein, producing the protein MQETRSSVGLHVNGQRYELDVDHRVTLLDLLREHLGLTGAKKGCDHGQCGACTVLVGGRRANSCLLLAVAHDGARVTTVEGLGGDGNGGLHPLQEAFVERDAFQCGYCTPGQLCSAAGLLAEAAADPGTADLSRSGIAEAMSGNLCRCGAYPRIVDAVQDVAAASRATTPAPARTPGDGRVVA; encoded by the coding sequence ATGCAGGAGACCCGCTCCAGCGTCGGGCTGCACGTGAACGGCCAGCGGTACGAGCTCGACGTGGACCACCGGGTCACCCTCCTGGACCTGCTGCGGGAGCACCTCGGCCTGACCGGCGCCAAGAAGGGCTGCGACCACGGCCAGTGCGGCGCCTGCACCGTCCTGGTCGGCGGCCGGCGGGCCAACAGCTGCCTCCTGCTCGCCGTCGCCCACGACGGCGCCCGGGTCACCACCGTGGAGGGGCTGGGCGGCGACGGAAACGGCGGCCTGCACCCGTTGCAGGAGGCCTTCGTGGAACGGGACGCCTTCCAGTGCGGCTATTGCACGCCCGGCCAGCTCTGCTCCGCCGCCGGCCTGCTCGCCGAGGCGGCCGCCGACCCCGGGACCGCGGACCTCAGCCGCTCCGGGATCGCCGAGGCGATGAGCGGCAACCTGTGCCGCTGTGGCGCGTACCCCCGCATCGTGGACGCCGTACAGGACGTGGCCGCAGCCTCGCGGGCCACGACCCCGGCCCCGGCCCGGACTCCCGGTGACGGACGGGTGGTCGCGTGA
- a CDS encoding FAD binding domain-containing protein, producing the protein MKPFAYVRATNLPEAIAAHGARPGSRYLGGGTNLVDLMKLGVEAPDTLVDLAGLPLGTVEETADGGLRIGSGVRGSDLALHPLVRTRYPVLSQALLAGASAQLRNVATTGGNLLQRTRCPYFQDVAKPCNKREPGTGCGARDGVHRDHAVLGHSPQCIATHPSDMAVALVALDAAIELQGPDGARTVPATAFHRLPGDHPERDTVIEPGEIVTAVTLPPDRAGLPMRYRKARDRASYAFALVSVAAVLDVSGGRVRHVALAFGGLAHRPWRATAAEERLRGAAPTESAVREAVEAELAPAEPLHDNAFKVHLARGLARDVLSSLSGSPLSRGSRS; encoded by the coding sequence GTGAAGCCGTTCGCGTACGTGCGCGCCACGAATCTCCCCGAGGCCATCGCCGCCCACGGCGCGCGGCCCGGCTCCCGCTACCTCGGCGGCGGCACCAATCTCGTGGACCTCATGAAGCTCGGGGTCGAAGCCCCCGACACCCTCGTCGACCTCGCCGGCCTGCCGCTCGGCACCGTCGAGGAGACCGCGGACGGCGGCCTGCGGATCGGCTCCGGGGTACGGGGCAGCGACCTCGCGCTCCACCCCCTCGTCCGCACCCGCTACCCCGTCCTGTCCCAGGCGCTCCTGGCCGGCGCCTCGGCCCAGCTGCGCAATGTCGCCACCACCGGCGGAAACCTGCTCCAGCGCACCCGCTGTCCCTACTTCCAGGACGTGGCCAAACCCTGCAACAAGCGGGAGCCCGGCACCGGCTGCGGCGCCCGCGACGGAGTCCACCGGGACCACGCCGTCCTCGGCCACTCCCCGCAGTGCATCGCCACCCACCCGTCCGACATGGCGGTGGCACTCGTCGCGCTCGACGCGGCCATCGAGCTCCAGGGCCCCGACGGCGCACGTACCGTGCCCGCGACCGCTTTCCACCGGCTGCCGGGCGACCACCCCGAACGGGACACCGTCATCGAGCCCGGCGAGATCGTCACGGCGGTCACGCTCCCGCCGGACCGCGCCGGCCTCCCGATGCGCTACCGCAAGGCCCGCGACCGCGCCTCGTACGCCTTCGCGCTCGTCTCCGTCGCCGCCGTGCTCGACGTCTCCGGGGGACGCGTCCGCCATGTCGCGCTCGCCTTCGGCGGGCTCGCCCACCGCCCCTGGCGCGCGACCGCCGCCGAGGAACGGCTACGGGGCGCCGCGCCCACCGAGAGCGCCGTGCGCGAGGCCGTCGAGGCCGAGCTCGCCCCGGCGGAGCCGCTGCACGACAACGCCTTCAAGGTCCACCTCGCCCGCGGCCTCGCCCGCGACGTGCTCAGCTCCCTTTCCGGGAGTCCCCTCTCCCGCGGCTCCCGTTCCTGA
- a CDS encoding MerR family transcriptional regulator: MTADDSLGGRLDDDDYPAYTMGRAAELLGTTPGFLRAIGEARLITPLRSQGGHRRYSRYQLRIAARARELVDQGTPVEAACRIVILEDQLEEAQRINAEFRRAANATRDDSR, encoded by the coding sequence ATGACAGCGGATGACTCGCTCGGCGGCCGGCTGGACGACGATGACTACCCGGCGTACACGATGGGCCGGGCCGCCGAACTCCTCGGCACGACCCCCGGTTTCCTGCGTGCCATCGGCGAGGCCCGTCTCATCACACCGTTGCGCTCCCAGGGCGGGCACCGCCGGTACTCCCGCTACCAGCTGCGGATCGCGGCCCGCGCCCGGGAGCTCGTCGACCAGGGCACCCCGGTCGAAGCCGCCTGCCGCATCGTCATCCTGGAGGACCAGCTCGAAGAGGCCCAGCGCATCAACGCCGAGTTCCGCCGCGCCGCGAACGCCACGCGCGACGACTCCCGCTGA
- a CDS encoding HAD family hydrolase produces the protein MSDAPFDAVLCDFDGVLRLWDPDGMAALDRKSGLAEGTLASAAFRPELLDAAVTGRISDEQWRRRVAEDLAEVCGSAARAQDLVSGWAALTGSIDGAVLEILTSIRSRVPVVLVSNATTRLEADLSALGLADAFDAVVNTARAGVAKPDHRVFEAAAGAVGVELRRCLFIDDTPGHVAAARAAGLTGIHYRHVDQLRNATAALRT, from the coding sequence ATGAGTGATGCACCCTTTGACGCCGTGCTCTGCGACTTCGACGGAGTCCTGCGCCTGTGGGATCCCGATGGGATGGCCGCGCTCGACCGGAAGTCCGGACTGGCCGAGGGCACTCTCGCGTCAGCCGCGTTCCGCCCCGAGCTCCTGGACGCCGCCGTCACCGGTCGGATCAGTGACGAGCAGTGGCGCCGGCGCGTCGCGGAGGATCTTGCCGAGGTCTGCGGCTCGGCGGCCCGTGCTCAGGATCTCGTCAGCGGCTGGGCGGCCCTGACCGGCAGCATCGATGGGGCCGTCCTGGAGATCCTGACCTCGATCCGCAGCCGGGTGCCGGTGGTTCTGGTCTCGAACGCAACCACCCGGCTGGAGGCCGACCTCTCCGCGCTGGGACTGGCCGACGCGTTCGACGCGGTCGTCAACACCGCCCGCGCGGGGGTCGCCAAACCCGATCACCGGGTCTTCGAGGCCGCGGCAGGGGCGGTGGGAGTGGAGCTGCGTCGGTGCCTCTTCATCGACGACACGCCCGGCCACGTCGCGGCGGCACGGGCGGCAGGGCTGACCGGAATCCATTACCGGCATGTCGACCAACTGCGGAACGCGACCGCGGCGCTGCGAACGTGA
- a CDS encoding xanthine dehydrogenase family protein molybdopterin-binding subunit, which yields MESSPAAPAPSLGRPATRLEGREKVTGKARYAAEYALPDRAYAWPVPATVARGRVTAVDTAGALALPDVLDVLTPFDAPRLGSCDDPTLRVLQDLEVPHRGWYVALAVAETPEAARAAAAAVRVHYDAEPHDTVLHTGHPAAYTPEQVNGGYPAHRETGDAAAAFAAAPVRVDCAYSVPPLHNHPMEPHAATAHWDADAGTLTVYDSSQGSGLVRSTLASLFGLPAERVTVVSEHVGGAFGCKGTPRPHVVLAVMAALHTGRPVTLALPRRHLAAVVGHRAPTLHRVRLGARTDGTLTAVAHEVTTHTSRVREFVEQAAVPARVMYAAPALLTTHRVVPLDVPTPSWMRAPGESPGMYALESAMDELACALGIDPVELRVRNEPRAEPDSGHPFSSRHLVECLREGAARFDWAAHRTPRQDGPLLIGTGVAAATYPVYVAPSSARAHALPDGTYLVQTNATDLGTGARTVLAQIAADALRVAPDRVAVEIGHSSLPQGSVAGGSAGTASWGWAVHDACTSLLALLARRSGPIPEAGVSVPADTTASAKQKSPYARHAFGAHFAEVQADAVTGEVRVRRLLGVFAAGRILNPLTARSQFVGGMVMGLGMALTEHSTVDPAFGDFTQNDLASYHVPAHADVPDIEVHWLDEHDKHLNPVGGKGIGEIGIVGTAAAIGNAFHHATGCRIRELPLTPDRVLAALG from the coding sequence ATGGAATCCAGCCCCGCCGCCCCGGCGCCCTCCCTCGGCCGTCCCGCCACCCGTCTGGAGGGCCGGGAGAAGGTCACGGGAAAGGCCCGTTATGCGGCGGAGTACGCCCTGCCGGACCGGGCGTACGCATGGCCGGTGCCCGCCACCGTGGCCCGCGGACGCGTCACCGCCGTCGACACCGCCGGCGCGCTGGCGCTGCCCGACGTCCTCGACGTCCTCACGCCCTTCGACGCGCCCCGGCTGGGCTCCTGCGACGACCCCACCCTCCGCGTGCTGCAGGACCTCGAAGTACCCCACCGCGGCTGGTACGTGGCCCTGGCCGTGGCCGAGACCCCAGAGGCCGCCCGGGCCGCGGCCGCGGCCGTACGCGTCCACTACGACGCCGAGCCCCACGACACCGTGCTGCACACCGGCCACCCGGCCGCCTACACCCCCGAGCAGGTCAACGGCGGCTATCCGGCCCACCGCGAGACGGGCGACGCAGCCGCCGCGTTCGCCGCAGCGCCGGTGCGCGTGGACTGCGCGTACTCCGTACCGCCGCTGCACAACCACCCGATGGAGCCACATGCCGCCACCGCCCACTGGGACGCCGACGCCGGCACCCTCACCGTGTACGACTCCAGCCAGGGGTCCGGACTCGTACGCTCCACCCTGGCCTCCCTCTTCGGGCTGCCCGCGGAACGCGTCACGGTGGTCTCCGAACACGTCGGCGGTGCCTTCGGCTGCAAGGGGACCCCCCGCCCACACGTCGTCCTCGCCGTCATGGCCGCACTGCACACCGGCCGTCCCGTCACCCTCGCCCTGCCCCGGCGCCACCTCGCAGCCGTCGTCGGACACCGCGCGCCCACCCTGCACCGCGTGCGCCTGGGCGCCCGTACGGACGGCACGCTCACCGCCGTCGCCCACGAGGTCACCACCCACACCTCCCGCGTCCGGGAGTTCGTCGAACAGGCCGCCGTCCCCGCCCGCGTCATGTACGCCGCGCCCGCCCTCCTCACCACCCACCGCGTCGTGCCCCTCGACGTGCCCACGCCCTCCTGGATGCGGGCGCCCGGCGAGAGTCCCGGCATGTACGCGCTGGAGTCGGCCATGGACGAGCTGGCCTGCGCCCTCGGCATCGACCCGGTCGAGCTGCGCGTCCGCAACGAGCCCCGGGCAGAACCCGACAGCGGCCACCCGTTCAGCAGCCGCCACCTGGTGGAATGCCTGCGCGAGGGGGCCGCCCGGTTCGACTGGGCCGCGCACCGCACGCCGCGCCAGGACGGCCCGCTGCTGATCGGCACCGGGGTCGCCGCCGCCACCTACCCGGTGTACGTCGCGCCCTCCTCGGCGCGGGCGCACGCCCTCCCCGACGGTACGTACCTCGTGCAGACCAACGCCACGGACCTCGGCACCGGCGCCCGTACGGTCCTGGCGCAGATCGCCGCCGACGCGCTGCGGGTCGCCCCGGACCGGGTGGCGGTGGAGATCGGGCACTCCTCGCTGCCGCAGGGCTCGGTGGCCGGCGGCTCGGCCGGTACGGCCTCCTGGGGCTGGGCGGTCCACGACGCCTGCACGAGCCTGCTCGCCCTGCTCGCCCGCCGCTCCGGCCCGATCCCGGAGGCCGGAGTGTCCGTCCCCGCCGATACGACGGCCTCCGCCAAGCAGAAGTCCCCGTACGCCAGGCACGCGTTCGGCGCCCACTTCGCGGAGGTGCAGGCCGACGCCGTCACGGGCGAGGTCCGGGTCCGCAGGCTCCTGGGCGTCTTCGCCGCGGGACGCATCCTGAACCCGCTCACCGCCCGCTCCCAGTTCGTCGGCGGCATGGTGATGGGCCTGGGCATGGCCCTCACCGAACACAGCACCGTGGACCCGGCTTTCGGGGACTTCACCCAGAACGACCTCGCCTCCTACCACGTCCCCGCCCACGCCGACGTGCCCGACATCGAGGTGCACTGGCTGGACGAGCACGACAAGCACCTCAACCCGGTGGGCGGCAAGGGCATCGGTGAGATCGGCATCGTCGGCACCGCGGCAGCCATCGGCAATGCCTTCCACCACGCGACCGGCTGCCGGATCCGCGAACTCCCCCTCACCCCGGACCGCGTCCTGGCTGCCCTCGGCTGA
- a CDS encoding glycoside hydrolase family 2 protein, whose product MSQLPRPAHTRRLRSAAVAVALLGLLLAPAAVPSAAAPRLPAAAGSAPVATTVVPGGTAALTGYAIRSAAEVPDTAAAVSTPGYATAGWHRAGPRSTVLAALVADGTHPDPFYSTDQQRIPRRDFAGPWWYRSDFTLPDTSERTSLDFSGVISAADVYVNGRRVASAAEVAGVYTRHELDITDLVRAGTNTVAFRIQPNDPRKHLTLGWLDWLQPPPDANMGIVRDVLVHRRGPVSLHDAHVVTGLDVPSSESGRARLTVKARVRNDSRKTATATVTAAIGGTGIVLREDVTLRAGEARALVFAPDRHRELRLQRPALWWPAGMGPQNLYGLHLTATVAGSRSDSVRRSFGIRDVKAPLNSAGARQYTINGRPLLIRGAGWSADELLRWDTTAAEDRIKAALDAGLNTLRLEGHIEPDEFFDLADRHGLLLLPGWECCNKWEGPVNPTGSGEKWNAADRLTARASMATEAARLRDHPSVLSFLIGSDFAPDAQTERDYLDALRAADWPAPVVPAASAVTTALSGPSGMRMTGPYDWVPPSYWYDKREGGATGFNSETSAGPSIPTLDTLRRTLSPAELETLWTSPSAPQYHRSPSPTFNTLRLFNEALTRRYGAPRSLRDYVAKAQLGQYENVRAQFEAYARNATDPTDPSTGLVYWMFNSGWTSLHWQLVDRYLDRGGAYYGAKKANEPLHVQYSYDDRTVAVINRRPAAVSGLSARVTLFGTDGNSLYDRTVRGLRVDGDGARTTALTVPAVRAAADGPDATYLARLTLTDDAGREVSRNVYWLSTRPDVLDHDATDWYHTPTTTYGGLTGLNSLAAATVTATARTTRRAGSMSTTTVTIRNTSSGNTPALLTDLHLVDGRDAPVLPVRWNDNQISLWPGESAVLTADHRTADPAGSALRVRISGWNTPTTHIDASSP is encoded by the coding sequence GTGTCCCAACTCCCCCGCCCCGCGCACACCCGGCGACTCCGGTCGGCCGCCGTCGCCGTGGCCCTGCTGGGTCTGCTGCTCGCCCCGGCCGCCGTACCCTCGGCCGCAGCCCCCCGCCTCCCGGCTGCTGCGGGTTCCGCTCCCGTCGCGACGACGGTGGTCCCGGGCGGGACCGCCGCGCTGACCGGGTACGCGATCCGGTCGGCGGCCGAGGTGCCCGACACGGCGGCCGCGGTGTCCACGCCCGGCTACGCGACGGCCGGCTGGCACCGGGCCGGCCCCCGCTCCACGGTGCTCGCCGCGCTCGTCGCCGACGGCACGCACCCGGATCCGTTCTACTCCACCGACCAGCAGCGCATCCCGCGCCGCGACTTCGCCGGTCCGTGGTGGTACCGCAGCGACTTCACCCTTCCCGACACCTCGGAACGCACCTCTCTGGACTTCAGCGGGGTGATCTCCGCGGCGGACGTGTACGTCAACGGCCGTCGGGTCGCCTCGGCGGCCGAGGTGGCCGGTGTGTACACGCGCCACGAACTCGACATCACCGATCTGGTGCGGGCCGGCACCAATACGGTCGCCTTCCGGATCCAGCCCAACGACCCGCGCAAACACCTCACGCTGGGCTGGCTGGACTGGCTACAGCCGCCGCCCGACGCCAACATGGGCATCGTCCGCGATGTCCTGGTACACCGCCGGGGACCGGTCTCGTTGCACGACGCCCACGTGGTGACCGGCCTGGACGTGCCGTCCTCGGAGTCGGGCCGGGCCCGGCTGACCGTGAAGGCGCGGGTCCGCAACGACTCGCGGAAGACCGCCACCGCGACCGTCACCGCCGCCATCGGCGGGACCGGGATCGTGCTGCGCGAGGACGTCACCCTGCGCGCCGGGGAAGCCCGTGCGCTCGTCTTCGCCCCGGACCGCCACCGGGAACTGCGCCTGCAGCGGCCGGCGCTGTGGTGGCCGGCCGGTATGGGGCCCCAGAACCTGTACGGACTCCACCTGACGGCGACGGTGGCCGGCAGCCGTTCGGACTCCGTCCGCCGCTCCTTCGGCATCCGCGACGTGAAGGCACCCCTCAACTCCGCCGGCGCCCGCCAGTACACTATCAACGGCCGCCCCCTCCTGATCCGGGGCGCCGGCTGGTCGGCCGACGAGCTGCTGCGCTGGGACACGACCGCCGCGGAGGACCGGATCAAGGCCGCGCTCGACGCGGGCCTCAACACGCTCCGTCTCGAAGGCCACATCGAGCCGGACGAGTTCTTCGACCTCGCCGACCGGCACGGACTCCTGCTGCTGCCCGGCTGGGAGTGCTGCAACAAGTGGGAGGGGCCGGTCAACCCCACCGGTTCGGGCGAGAAGTGGAACGCCGCCGACCGTCTCACGGCCCGGGCCTCCATGGCCACCGAGGCCGCCCGGCTGCGCGACCATCCCAGCGTCCTGTCCTTCCTCATCGGCAGCGACTTCGCACCGGACGCCCAGACCGAGCGGGACTACCTCGACGCCCTGCGCGCCGCCGACTGGCCCGCCCCGGTGGTTCCCGCCGCCTCCGCCGTCACCACGGCCCTGAGCGGCCCGTCGGGCATGCGGATGACCGGACCCTACGACTGGGTCCCGCCTTCGTACTGGTACGACAAGCGCGAAGGCGGTGCGACGGGCTTCAACTCCGAGACGAGCGCCGGACCCTCGATCCCCACCCTCGACACCCTGCGCCGCACGCTCTCGCCGGCCGAACTCGAAACCCTGTGGACCTCGCCCTCCGCCCCCCAGTACCACCGTTCCCCCTCCCCCACCTTCAACACGCTGAGGCTGTTCAACGAGGCCCTCACGCGCCGCTACGGCGCGCCGCGCAGCCTGCGGGACTACGTGGCCAAGGCCCAGCTCGGCCAGTACGAGAACGTCCGCGCCCAGTTCGAGGCCTACGCCCGCAACGCCACGGACCCCACCGACCCGTCGACCGGGCTCGTCTACTGGATGTTCAACAGCGGCTGGACCTCCCTGCACTGGCAGCTCGTCGACCGCTACCTCGACCGGGGCGGCGCCTACTACGGCGCGAAGAAGGCCAATGAGCCCCTGCACGTGCAGTACTCCTACGACGATCGGACCGTGGCCGTCATCAACCGCCGGCCGGCCGCCGTTTCCGGTCTCAGCGCCCGGGTCACCCTGTTCGGCACCGACGGGAACTCCCTCTACGACCGCACCGTACGCGGGCTGCGGGTCGATGGCGACGGTGCGAGGACCACCGCGCTGACGGTTCCGGCCGTTCGGGCCGCCGCGGACGGACCGGACGCCACGTACCTCGCCCGGCTCACGCTCACCGACGACGCCGGCCGCGAGGTCAGCCGCAACGTCTACTGGCTCTCCACCCGCCCCGACGTCCTGGATCACGACGCCACGGACTGGTACCACACCCCCACGACCACCTACGGCGGCCTCACCGGCCTGAACTCCCTGGCGGCCGCCACCGTGACCGCGACCGCCCGCACCACGCGCCGCGCCGGCTCGATGTCCACCACCACGGTCACCATCCGCAACACCAGCAGCGGGAACACGCCCGCGTTGCTGACCGATCTCCATCTCGTCGACGGCCGGGACGCACCCGTGCTGCCGGTCCGCTGGAACGACAACCAGATCAGCCTCTGGCCCGGTGAGAGCGCCGTCCTGACGGCCGACCACCGGACGGCCGACCCGGCCGGTTCGGCACTGCGGGTACGGATCTCGGGCTGGAACACACCCACCACCCACATCGATGCGAGCTCGCCCTGA
- a CDS encoding SCO5918 family protein, with translation MRVVIARFPFDLTKSGVLESMKGVKPEPVDGESVIIGRRHYPVKQVGQVVTRQDRRDFTAAEVVRAMTLLGFTCRGLPQVPATYAGAATPAGAATSGLTAFQRASAMLGEPAKVSVSA, from the coding sequence ATGCGCGTCGTCATCGCCCGATTCCCCTTCGACCTGACCAAGAGCGGGGTGCTGGAGTCGATGAAGGGCGTCAAGCCCGAGCCCGTCGACGGTGAGTCCGTGATCATCGGACGCCGGCACTACCCGGTCAAGCAGGTGGGCCAGGTCGTCACCCGCCAGGACCGTCGGGACTTCACGGCCGCGGAGGTCGTACGGGCCATGACCCTGCTCGGTTTCACGTGCCGCGGCCTGCCGCAGGTCCCCGCCACGTACGCGGGTGCGGCTACGCCCGCCGGTGCGGCCACGTCCGGCCTCACCGCGTTCCAGCGGGCCTCGGCGATGCTCGGCGAGCCCGCGAAGGTGTCGGTCTCCGCCTGA
- a CDS encoding DEAD/DEAH box helicase: MNRTRTNDRFARTRNSAAGSGRSGGRFGGSAPSRSGGPSRSGGPSRSGGYGRRPAAVQGEFALPKTITPALPAVEAFADLAMPAELLAALTAEGLTVPFPIQGATLPNSLAGRDVLGRGRTGSGKTLAFGLALLARTAGQRAEPRQPLALVLVPTRELAQQVTDALTPYARSVKLRLATVVGGMPIGRQASALRGGAEVVVATPGRLKDLIDRGDCRLNQVAITVLDEADQMADMGFMPQVTALLDQVRPEGQRMLFSATLDRNVDLLVRRYLTDPVVHSVDPSAGAVTTMEHHVLHVHGGDKHAATTEIAARDGRVIMFLDTKHAVDQLTSHLLNSGVRAAALHGGKSQPQRTRTLAQFKTGHVSVLVATNVAARGIHVDNLDLVVNVDPPTDHKDYLHRGGRTARAGESGSVVTLVTPNQRRDMARLMAAAGITPQTTQVRSGEEALSRITGAQAPSGIPVVITAPAAERRERSGSAPRNRRRPAGAAVRRRPARPSATDAVA; encoded by the coding sequence ATGAACCGCACGCGCACCAACGACCGATTCGCCCGTACGCGCAACAGCGCAGCCGGATCCGGCAGGAGCGGCGGCCGCTTCGGCGGCTCCGCCCCCAGTCGTTCCGGGGGCCCGAGCCGTTCGGGCGGTCCGAGCCGTTCGGGCGGGTACGGTCGCCGGCCCGCCGCGGTGCAGGGTGAGTTCGCCCTGCCGAAGACGATCACCCCGGCTCTGCCCGCCGTCGAGGCCTTCGCCGATCTCGCCATGCCCGCGGAACTGCTCGCCGCGCTCACCGCGGAGGGCTTGACGGTACCGTTCCCGATCCAGGGCGCGACCCTCCCGAACTCCCTGGCGGGCCGCGACGTGCTCGGCCGCGGGCGGACCGGCTCCGGCAAGACCCTGGCCTTCGGGCTGGCCCTGCTGGCCCGTACGGCCGGTCAGCGGGCCGAGCCCCGCCAGCCGCTCGCACTGGTCCTCGTACCGACCCGTGAACTGGCCCAGCAGGTCACCGACGCGCTCACCCCGTACGCCCGCTCGGTCAAGCTCCGGCTGGCCACGGTGGTCGGCGGGATGCCCATCGGGCGTCAGGCGAGCGCGCTGCGCGGCGGCGCCGAGGTCGTCGTCGCCACGCCCGGCAGGCTGAAGGACCTCATCGACCGTGGGGACTGCCGACTGAACCAGGTCGCGATCACCGTCCTGGACGAAGCCGACCAGATGGCCGACATGGGCTTCATGCCGCAGGTCACCGCCCTGCTCGACCAGGTGCGCCCCGAGGGCCAGCGGATGCTCTTCTCCGCCACCCTCGACCGCAACGTCGACCTGTTGGTGCGCCGCTACCTGACCGACCCGGTCGTCCACTCCGTCGACCCGTCCGCGGGCGCGGTGACGACGATGGAGCACCACGTGCTGCACGTGCACGGCGGTGACAAGCACGCCGCCACCACCGAGATCGCGGCGCGCGACGGTCGCGTCATCATGTTCCTGGACACCAAGCACGCCGTGGACCAGCTCACCAGCCACCTGCTGAACAGCGGCGTGCGGGCCGCCGCCCTGCACGGGGGGAAGTCGCAGCCGCAGCGCACGCGCACCCTGGCGCAGTTCAAGACCGGGCACGTCAGCGTGCTCGTCGCCACGAACGTCGCCGCCCGCGGCATCCACGTCGACAACCTCGACCTGGTCGTCAACGTGGATCCGCCCACCGACCACAAGGATTACCTGCACCGCGGCGGGCGCACCGCCCGTGCCGGGGAGTCCGGCAGCGTCGTCACCCTGGTCACCCCGAACCAGCGCCGCGACATGGCGCGGCTCATGGCCGCCGCCGGGATCACCCCGCAGACCACCCAGGTCCGCTCCGGCGAAGAGGCCCTCAGCCGGATCACCGGCGCCCAGGCCCCCTCCGGCATCCCGGTCGTCATCACCGCCCCGGCAGCGGAGCGGCGTGAGCGCAGCGGCTCCGCCCCGCGCAACCGGCGCCGCCCCGCCGGGGCTGCCGTCCGGCGCAGGCCGGCACGGCCGTCCGCCACCGACGCCGTAGCGTGA
- a CDS encoding GNAT family N-acetyltransferase, whose product MSTVRVMTEADVAAVSEIRVTGWQAAYAGIVPQAYLDRMTVEADAHRRRQYFTKPDKTTIDLVAVDARGAVVGWACLGPSRTAAGELYALYVRPSLIGTGIGRTLLRAVHANAAAHGFGSVLLWVLTDNTRARRFYERAGYVADGAVQADDYDGVSLPEVRYRVAL is encoded by the coding sequence ATGTCTACCGTACGAGTGATGACCGAAGCCGATGTCGCGGCCGTCTCAGAGATTCGGGTGACCGGCTGGCAGGCCGCGTATGCCGGGATCGTGCCCCAGGCCTACCTCGATCGCATGACGGTCGAAGCCGATGCGCACCGGCGCCGCCAGTACTTCACGAAGCCGGACAAGACCACGATCGACCTGGTGGCGGTGGACGCCCGGGGCGCAGTGGTGGGTTGGGCGTGCCTCGGGCCCTCGCGTACGGCTGCGGGTGAGCTCTACGCCCTGTACGTTCGGCCCTCGCTCATCGGTACCGGCATCGGTCGCACGCTCCTGCGGGCCGTACACGCCAACGCTGCGGCGCACGGCTTCGGTTCGGTCCTGCTGTGGGTACTCACCGACAACACCCGGGCGCGTCGGTTCTACGAACGAGCCGGCTACGTCGCTGACGGTGCGGTCCAGGCCGACGACTACGACGGAGTGTCCCTCCCCGAGGTCCGTTACCGGGTCGCCTTGTAG
- a CDS encoding cytidine deaminase family protein, with protein sequence MTTAHPHPVDHELIRAATHVARTRCHGDNHTVAAAARARDGRIITAVNAYHFTGGPCAELVLIGTAAAQGAYVLDTIVAVGDRDRGILPPCGRCRQVLLDYFPAIEVVVAVGDHPRTLSITDLLPEGYVWADHQLDPA encoded by the coding sequence ATGACCACCGCGCATCCCCACCCCGTCGACCACGAACTCATCCGGGCCGCAACCCACGTCGCGCGCACCCGATGCCACGGCGACAACCACACCGTGGCGGCCGCGGCCCGCGCCCGCGACGGCCGGATCATCACCGCGGTGAACGCGTACCACTTCACCGGCGGTCCCTGCGCCGAGCTGGTCCTCATCGGCACCGCGGCCGCCCAGGGCGCGTACGTACTGGACACGATCGTCGCCGTGGGCGACCGCGACCGGGGGATCCTTCCCCCGTGCGGCCGATGCCGCCAGGTCCTCCTCGACTACTTCCCCGCCATCGAGGTCGTCGTCGCCGTGGGTGACCACCCCCGGACCCTCTCCATCACCGACCTGCTCCCGGAGGGCTACGTCTGGGCCGACCACCAACTCGACCCGGCATGA